GTGGCCGCAACCTCAGGTCGCGGTGGCTTCCACGATTCGTGATCGGATAGCGGTCGAACAGCTTCGGATAGTTGCTGGATTGAGCATTTGGCTGCGTCCACACGTTCGTCGAACGCGGACGCCCCGTTGATTGAATGGTTGCGAACGATGGTCAGCTGAGCGAAATTTGATGAACCGCTTGAATAGCCGCGAGGTGAATCACCTCCAGCGTCGGTATTGACGCAATCAGAAATGGCGATGGATGCGTGAGACAGTGGGAACGATTGATGGATAACTGATGCAGGCGTACGGTAGATATTCTCTTCGCCCATGTATCCACAACTGGGTAAATTAGGTGTACTGTAATAAGGCAGTTCGTCTGACAGCAGAAAATGTGCACTTTCGCCAGGTAGGACGGCTTCATCTCCCGGATAAAACAAACGCTCAGACATTTCCCGTCCAAATTGTCAAAAGAACCAaaccaaattttgtttttaagataACGACGGACACTAGGCGAAGCAAATGTTGGCGcacgggagaaaaaaaaaacaaactgccAAAATCAGGGGAGCTGTTTTTTGCGACAATCCGTCCGGTAGTAGAGTCCACCATAAAGTCCGACTAGTTGGAGCATTGACACCTGGGCTAACGTTGTATGCCCAGCGTATAGATATAATAACgaaccaaaattgaaaaaaaaaaacaaaaaaaaacactctttatttttctcttcctcatTTCCTCCGTTGAAGAGCcgccctgttttttttttgtttcgtttttgcttACCTTTTCGCTGTAAGAcgtttttagaaaatttcgaaaataaaaaatagcaaGAAGCGCTACCAGCAGCACATGGACGCCCCCTTTTGTCCCCTCCACTACCGATTGCTCAGCTGAGACAAGGTCTAGTCACGTGATTCGGTCACTGGCCAACCGTGCACcttgaaagaagaagcaaaaaaaagacacgaaaGAACAGGTCCCACATTCTCTCTCCGCCTATACAATTCGGAAACGATCCGCGGCCGCCAACGAGACGGTTAACGATCCGCAAT
The nucleotide sequence above comes from Daphnia carinata strain CSIRO-1 chromosome 3, CSIRO_AGI_Dcar_HiC_V3, whole genome shotgun sequence. Encoded proteins:
- the LOC130698662 gene encoding twist-related protein-like, translated to MSERLFYPGDEAVLPGESAHFLLSDELPYYSTPNLPSCGYMGEENIYRTPASVIHQSFPLSHASIAISDCVNTDAGGDSPRGYSSGSSNFAQLTIVRNHSINGASAFDERVDAAKCSIQQLSEAVRPLSDHESWKPPRPEVAATVESPCVKVEPGVAPTGRRKSSKKTAVNAQQQSSSSRSKRSVGGGEGNNGGATSTTPPPVEVMKKRRTAANARERRRMNSLNDAFEKLREVVPSLGSDRKLSKFETLQMAQTYINALHELVKHH